The Dyella jiangningensis genome includes a window with the following:
- a CDS encoding glycoside hydrolase family 43 protein, with translation MSDETLPPDLAALAAHAISQPLVMHIYTADPSAHVFDGKIYIYPSHDIEGGVPFNDNGDHFCMEDYHVFRMESPQSEAVDCGVALHVKDVPWAERQMWAPDAACKGGRYYLYFPAKRSDGLFQIGVAVSDCPEGPFAPEPEAIAGSYSIDPAVFEDRDGAFYMYFGGIWGGQLQKYRDNAYANAHEEPEAHEPALGPRVAKLSEDMLSFAEAPREVSIVDEHGRPLLAGDHDRRYFEGPWMHAYRGKYYLSYSTGNTHFLCYATGDNPYGPFTYRGRILTPVVGWTTHHSICAVGDRWYLFYHDALLSGGVTHLRSIKMVELTYDADGDIVCLHPYGE, from the coding sequence ATGTCGGACGAAACGCTTCCCCCTGATCTTGCCGCGCTCGCGGCCCACGCCATTTCGCAGCCGCTGGTGATGCATATCTACACGGCCGATCCTTCCGCGCATGTCTTCGACGGCAAGATCTACATCTATCCCTCGCACGACATCGAAGGCGGCGTGCCGTTCAACGACAACGGCGATCACTTCTGCATGGAGGACTACCACGTCTTCCGCATGGAGTCGCCGCAGAGCGAGGCCGTCGATTGCGGCGTGGCGCTGCACGTGAAAGACGTGCCATGGGCCGAACGCCAGATGTGGGCGCCCGACGCGGCCTGCAAAGGCGGGCGCTACTACCTGTACTTTCCCGCCAAGCGCAGCGATGGCCTGTTCCAGATCGGCGTGGCTGTCTCGGATTGCCCGGAAGGACCGTTCGCGCCCGAGCCCGAAGCCATTGCCGGCAGCTATTCCATCGACCCGGCCGTGTTCGAAGACCGCGACGGCGCCTTCTACATGTATTTCGGCGGCATCTGGGGCGGACAGTTGCAGAAGTATCGCGACAACGCGTACGCCAACGCACACGAGGAGCCCGAGGCGCACGAGCCCGCGCTGGGGCCGCGCGTGGCAAAGCTCTCGGAGGACATGCTTTCGTTCGCCGAAGCGCCGCGCGAGGTGAGCATCGTCGACGAACATGGCCGGCCACTTCTCGCGGGCGACCACGACCGACGCTATTTCGAGGGGCCGTGGATGCATGCGTATCGCGGCAAGTACTACCTGTCGTACTCGACCGGCAATACGCATTTCCTCTGCTACGCGACCGGCGACAACCCCTATGGTCCGTTCACCTATCGAGGCAGGATCCTCACGCCGGTGGTCGGCTGGACCACGCATCATTCGATCTGCGCGGTGGGCGATCGCTGGTACTTGTTCTATCACGACGCTTTGCTCTCCGGCGGCGTCACCCATTTGCGTTCGATCAAGATGGTGGAGCTGACCTACGACGCCGACGGCGATATCGTCTGCCTGCATCCCTATGGCGAGTGA
- a CDS encoding TonB-dependent receptor, which translates to MQTQFAKTLLSSALSLALFGAVGAAQAEEQAQAQPAATPTQSNAQSSDQTQGNGGQAGPAKTLGAVNVSGSYRSSIQFSTDAKRDATNVTDSVFAEDIGKFPDTNIAESLTRVPGVQLTRDVDGEGVNIQIRGLGTDFTKIMLNGDQLAVASAGGLNSQNQNREVDLDLLPTEFFTQLTVNKTPTPSMTEGGIAGVVDMRTTRPFDNPGTHLTYSLQGQYNSIGKDVKPRGSLIGSWTNKEGTFGATVGYTASKSDYNVQGFETIGWTTPQLTAAQCGTAAGHCSPAGGSWVIPGTVPANAGLGLTQGQVIDNAWLLAHNPGLTTAQLANALIPRLGRDAYTDGTNDHQSAMASLEWRPSEAAHFYLDTLFSQKEKHFDRLDMNLIGRSGQLIPTNMQVDQNNVVTQANFANAQYFLEDRPYDQHTKFYNINPGGTLLFGSSDNWKLDFQGYTQRSWYRQYAPSIDVQTPMNQNISVNYANTGGNYPAISPSVNLNDPNLGWQYYRVNIQNETRTTDNKGTRWDLQWGDDSNNLRGGFAYDDINREIKAYDNSSAWASAVNAAVGANGWSQYIRPGKDGFITMDTAALMAATNYDYLNATAPLGTAAASGANAGNIQEKTWAWYLEGNGKWDLGGHELRLNGGVRHASTDQTIAGPSSIGGVLEYVTLKNSYGYYLPSLNAAFNATDDVVLRLAASRSLTRPDPSAMVPNTNFSDPAAEIATQGNPKLAPYLSTNLDFGGEWYTGHEGYLALDLFGKRIKGFTVSGTNLIPFSQMGIPFSSLTDTQQQAINLRGGPSAAEVQVTQQVNADGTLFIKGAEANWVQPLDFVVKGLGVQANYTVTSQKSIGSGVSAQAIGISPHTYNATLYWENYGAMVRLSYTWNSAQISSTANQNGLPFAQIKTDARGQLDLSASYQFDNVMSKPMITFNVINMTKANFRQTLTYDNAAYTYYTPGYTIMLGVRGTF; encoded by the coding sequence GTGCAGACCCAATTCGCAAAAACCCTGTTGTCGAGCGCTCTGAGTCTTGCCTTGTTTGGCGCGGTGGGGGCCGCACAAGCCGAGGAACAAGCCCAGGCGCAGCCGGCGGCAACACCGACGCAGTCGAACGCGCAGAGCAGCGATCAGACGCAAGGCAACGGCGGCCAGGCTGGCCCGGCCAAGACGCTGGGTGCCGTGAACGTCAGCGGCAGCTATCGCAGCAGCATCCAGTTCTCCACCGACGCCAAGCGTGACGCCACCAACGTCACCGATTCGGTGTTCGCCGAAGACATCGGCAAGTTTCCGGACACGAACATCGCCGAGTCGCTCACCCGCGTTCCGGGCGTGCAGCTGACGCGCGACGTGGACGGCGAGGGCGTGAATATCCAGATCCGCGGCCTGGGCACCGATTTCACCAAGATCATGCTCAACGGCGACCAGCTCGCCGTCGCATCGGCCGGCGGCCTCAATTCGCAGAACCAGAATCGCGAGGTCGATCTCGACCTGCTGCCGACGGAGTTCTTCACCCAGCTCACCGTCAACAAGACGCCGACGCCGAGCATGACCGAAGGCGGCATTGCCGGCGTGGTCGACATGCGCACCACGCGTCCGTTCGACAACCCGGGCACGCATCTGACGTATTCGCTGCAGGGCCAGTACAACTCCATCGGCAAGGACGTGAAGCCGCGCGGTTCGCTGATCGGCAGTTGGACCAACAAGGAAGGCACCTTCGGCGCCACGGTGGGCTACACCGCGTCGAAGAGCGACTACAACGTGCAGGGCTTCGAAACCATCGGCTGGACCACGCCGCAGCTCACCGCTGCGCAGTGCGGCACCGCTGCTGGCCATTGCAGCCCGGCGGGCGGCAGCTGGGTGATCCCGGGCACCGTGCCGGCCAACGCGGGCCTGGGTCTCACGCAAGGCCAGGTCATCGACAACGCATGGCTGCTCGCGCACAACCCGGGCCTCACCACCGCGCAGCTCGCCAATGCGCTCATTCCGCGCCTGGGCCGCGATGCGTACACCGACGGCACCAATGATCACCAGTCCGCGATGGCATCGCTGGAATGGCGTCCGAGCGAAGCGGCCCACTTCTACCTGGACACGCTGTTCTCGCAGAAGGAAAAGCACTTCGACCGCCTGGACATGAACCTGATCGGCCGCAGCGGTCAGCTGATTCCGACCAACATGCAGGTCGACCAGAACAACGTGGTCACCCAGGCAAACTTCGCCAACGCGCAGTACTTCCTCGAAGACCGCCCGTACGACCAACACACCAAGTTCTACAACATCAACCCGGGCGGTACGCTGCTGTTCGGTTCCAGCGACAACTGGAAACTGGATTTCCAGGGTTACACGCAGCGCAGCTGGTATCGCCAATATGCACCGTCGATCGACGTGCAGACGCCGATGAACCAGAACATCTCGGTGAACTACGCCAACACTGGCGGCAACTATCCCGCCATCTCGCCGAGCGTGAACCTCAACGATCCCAACCTGGGTTGGCAGTACTACCGCGTCAACATCCAGAACGAGACGCGCACCACCGACAACAAGGGCACGCGCTGGGACCTGCAGTGGGGTGACGACAGCAACAACCTGCGCGGGGGCTTCGCTTACGACGATATCAACCGCGAGATCAAGGCGTACGACAACAGCTCGGCATGGGCGAGCGCGGTCAACGCGGCGGTGGGCGCCAACGGCTGGTCCCAGTACATCAGGCCGGGCAAGGACGGCTTCATCACGATGGACACTGCCGCCTTGATGGCGGCCACCAACTACGACTACCTCAATGCCACGGCGCCGCTTGGCACGGCCGCGGCGAGTGGCGCCAATGCCGGCAACATCCAGGAAAAGACCTGGGCCTGGTATCTCGAAGGCAACGGCAAGTGGGATCTGGGCGGCCATGAACTGCGCCTCAATGGCGGTGTGCGCCATGCGTCGACCGACCAGACCATTGCCGGTCCGTCGAGCATCGGCGGCGTGCTGGAATACGTCACGCTGAAGAACAGTTACGGCTACTACCTGCCGTCGCTCAACGCCGCGTTCAATGCCACCGATGACGTGGTGCTGCGCCTTGCCGCATCGCGTTCGCTGACGCGTCCCGATCCGAGCGCGATGGTGCCCAACACCAACTTCAGCGATCCGGCCGCGGAAATCGCCACGCAGGGCAACCCGAAGCTCGCGCCGTACCTGTCGACCAACCTCGACTTCGGCGGTGAGTGGTATACCGGCCACGAGGGTTACCTCGCGCTGGACTTGTTCGGCAAGCGCATCAAGGGCTTCACGGTCAGCGGCACCAACCTGATCCCGTTCTCCCAGATGGGCATTCCGTTCTCCTCGCTTACCGACACTCAGCAGCAGGCGATCAACCTGCGTGGCGGCCCGTCGGCGGCCGAGGTGCAGGTGACGCAGCAGGTCAACGCCGACGGCACGCTGTTCATCAAGGGCGCCGAAGCGAACTGGGTGCAACCGCTGGACTTCGTGGTGAAGGGCCTGGGCGTGCAGGCGAACTACACGGTCACCTCGCAGAAGAGCATCGGCAGCGGGGTGTCGGCGCAGGCCATCGGCATCTCGCCGCACACCTACAACGCGACCCTGTACTGGGAGAATTACGGTGCGATGGTGCGTCTGTCCTACACCTGGAACTCGGCGCAGATCAGCTCCACCGCCAACCAGAACGGCCTGCCGTTTGCGCAGATCAAGACGGATGCACGTGGCCAGCTCGACCTGTCGGCGAGCTACCAGTTCGACAATGTGATGTCCAAGCCGATGATCACCTTCAACGTCATCAACATGACCAAGGCGAATTTCCGGCAGACGCTCACGTACGACAACGCGGCGTATACCTATTACACCCCGGGCTATACGATCATGCTGGGCGTGCGCGGAACGTTCTGA
- a CDS encoding MFS transporter, giving the protein MSRYRWRVCAMLLAATTISYIDRQVLGVLAPFLQEKIGWNELQYSSIVTAFQAAYALGLLCAGAVIDRFGTRIGYALAIGIWSLAAMSHALATGVLSFAAARFALGLGESGNFPAAIKAVAEWFPQRERAFAAGIFNSGSNIGAIVAPIMAPLVAARWGWQAAFLCTGALSATWLVVWLLTYRTPDQQPKLSTAERAHIGSEPVVSGARVPWSQLLRHRQAWVVAAAKFITDPIWWFFLFWLPKFLHAQYGLSLLELGPPLITVFLLADVGSIAGGWLAGRLLRRGWSINRARKGAMLLCALLVVPIVFAAKADNVWLAVALIGLATAGHQGWSANVYTLASDLFPRRAVASVVGVGGFAGAVGGMLISTVIGLLLQLTSSYVPVFMLAGGAYLVALAVVHGLAPSLEPVHLDVQTKPQGE; this is encoded by the coding sequence ATGAGCCGCTATCGCTGGCGCGTCTGCGCCATGCTGCTGGCGGCGACGACGATCAGCTACATCGATCGCCAGGTGTTGGGCGTGCTCGCGCCGTTCCTGCAGGAAAAGATCGGCTGGAACGAGCTCCAGTACAGCAGCATCGTCACGGCGTTCCAGGCGGCCTACGCCTTGGGCCTGTTGTGCGCGGGCGCGGTGATCGACCGCTTCGGCACGCGCATCGGCTATGCGCTGGCGATCGGCATCTGGAGCCTTGCCGCCATGAGCCACGCGCTGGCTACCGGCGTGCTGAGTTTCGCGGCGGCGCGCTTTGCGCTGGGCCTGGGTGAGTCGGGGAATTTCCCTGCGGCGATCAAGGCGGTGGCGGAATGGTTTCCGCAGCGTGAGCGTGCGTTCGCCGCTGGCATCTTCAACTCGGGCTCCAATATCGGCGCGATCGTGGCGCCGATCATGGCGCCGCTGGTGGCGGCCCGGTGGGGCTGGCAGGCAGCCTTCCTGTGCACGGGCGCATTGAGCGCCACCTGGCTGGTGGTGTGGCTGCTCACCTATCGCACGCCCGACCAGCAGCCGAAGCTTTCCACCGCCGAACGCGCCCACATCGGCAGCGAGCCGGTCGTTTCCGGTGCGCGCGTGCCGTGGTCCCAGCTGTTGCGGCACCGCCAGGCCTGGGTGGTGGCGGCCGCAAAGTTCATCACCGATCCCATCTGGTGGTTCTTCCTGTTCTGGTTGCCCAAGTTCCTGCACGCGCAATACGGACTGAGCCTGCTGGAACTGGGACCGCCGCTGATCACGGTGTTCCTGCTCGCGGACGTAGGCAGCATCGCCGGCGGCTGGCTGGCCGGGCGGCTGCTCCGACGCGGCTGGAGCATCAATCGCGCGCGCAAGGGCGCCATGCTGCTGTGCGCATTGCTGGTGGTGCCGATCGTGTTCGCGGCGAAGGCGGACAACGTGTGGCTCGCCGTCGCCTTGATCGGTCTCGCCACCGCGGGGCACCAGGGCTGGTCGGCCAATGTCTACACGCTCGCGTCGGACCTGTTTCCTCGCCGCGCCGTGGCCTCGGTCGTCGGTGTCGGCGGCTTTGCCGGCGCGGTGGGCGGCATGCTCATCTCCACCGTGATCGGGCTGCTGCTGCAGCTGACCAGCAGCTACGTGCCGGTATTCATGCTTGCCGGCGGCGCCTATCTGGTCGCGCTCGCCGTCGTGCATGGACTGGCACCGTCGCTGGAGCCGGTCCATTTGGACGTCCAAACGAAACCCCAGGGGGAGTGA
- a CDS encoding MFS transporter, producing the protein MNNTTQTLPVIEKIGYSLGDLAANLIFQTLVTFLAFFYTDVFRIPAGTAATLIFVVGLLGAFVFTPIMGLVADRTRTRWGKFRPWVLWTAIPFGALSLLAFSTPALGEQAKVMYAMVTYTLLVFIYVANNLPYSALSGVLTGSMAERNSLSAYRFVAVMVAQFIIQVLLLPLVLILGDGDKARGFHNTMTIFAIVGTVFFLVTFFTTRERILPVNEQASSVRDDLADLLRNRPWQIMLAVTVLLFINLALKGGMYIYYFKYYLDAAQLSAFLDRVGFNGFIAALNSGLTHVGLTEFRWPKDAPTSAFSLFNALGIIFMIIGIGFSKRLADRFGKRDVFGGALLASTVFLLAFYVYTPGSIGLVVGSYILHGFFYGITIPLLWAMIADVADYSEWKNSRRATAIIFSAMLCGLKVGLSVGGALVAGILAHYGYVAEAASQSPGVVNGIRLTVSLFCSLPFLLAVALLFFYRINKSMELRIEQELGARRLAAGHAA; encoded by the coding sequence ATGAACAACACTACGCAAACCCTGCCGGTCATCGAAAAAATCGGCTACAGCCTCGGCGATCTGGCGGCGAACCTGATCTTCCAGACGCTGGTGACGTTCCTGGCGTTCTTCTACACCGACGTGTTCCGCATCCCTGCGGGTACGGCGGCCACCCTCATCTTCGTCGTGGGCCTGCTGGGCGCGTTCGTCTTCACGCCGATCATGGGCCTGGTGGCCGATCGCACGCGCACGCGTTGGGGCAAGTTCCGCCCCTGGGTGTTGTGGACGGCCATCCCGTTCGGCGCGCTGTCGTTGCTGGCGTTCAGCACGCCAGCGCTGGGCGAGCAGGCCAAGGTGATGTACGCGATGGTGACGTACACGCTGCTGGTGTTCATCTACGTCGCCAACAATCTGCCCTATTCGGCATTGAGTGGCGTGCTCACCGGCAGCATGGCCGAACGCAACAGCCTCTCGGCGTACCGTTTCGTGGCGGTGATGGTGGCGCAGTTCATCATCCAGGTACTGCTGCTGCCGCTGGTGCTGATCCTCGGCGATGGCGACAAGGCCCGCGGCTTTCACAACACGATGACGATCTTCGCCATCGTGGGCACCGTGTTCTTCCTCGTCACCTTCTTCACCACGCGCGAGCGCATCCTGCCGGTAAACGAGCAGGCGTCGAGCGTGCGCGACGACCTCGCCGACCTGCTGCGCAACCGTCCCTGGCAGATCATGCTGGCGGTGACCGTGCTGCTGTTCATCAACCTCGCGTTGAAGGGCGGCATGTACATCTACTACTTCAAGTATTACCTCGACGCGGCACAGCTCTCGGCGTTTCTCGACCGCGTGGGCTTCAACGGTTTCATCGCGGCGCTCAACAGTGGGCTCACCCATGTGGGGCTGACCGAATTCCGCTGGCCGAAGGATGCACCCACCTCTGCGTTCAGCCTGTTCAACGCGCTGGGGATCATCTTCATGATCATCGGCATCGGCTTTTCCAAGCGTCTTGCCGACCGGTTCGGCAAGCGCGACGTGTTCGGTGGCGCGCTGCTCGCGTCCACGGTGTTCCTGCTGGCGTTCTATGTGTACACGCCGGGTTCGATCGGCCTGGTGGTGGGTTCGTACATCCTGCACGGCTTCTTCTACGGCATCACCATTCCGCTGCTGTGGGCGATGATCGCCGACGTGGCCGACTATTCGGAGTGGAAGAACAGCCGTCGCGCCACTGCCATCATTTTCTCCGCCATGCTGTGCGGCCTGAAGGTGGGCCTGAGCGTCGGCGGCGCGCTGGTGGCCGGCATCCTCGCGCATTACGGTTACGTGGCCGAGGCGGCCTCGCAATCGCCGGGCGTCGTCAACGGCATCCGCCTCACGGTAAGCCTGTTCTGCTCGCTGCCCTTCCTGCTCGCAGTAGCGTTGCTGTTCTTCTATCGCATCAACAAGTCGATGGAGCTGCGCATCGAGCAGGAACTCGGCGCGCGCCGCCTCGCCGCCGGCCATGCGGCCTGA
- the ppk2 gene encoding polyphosphate kinase 2, whose product MAKAKGKKEPDQVAPVEDTRLSGKEYAKELARLHVELVKLQLWAQESGAKICIVFEGRDGAGKGGAIKAITERVSPRVFRVIALPAPTEREKSQMYVQRYLPHLPAAGEIVIFDRSWYNRAGVERVMGFCSEEQVESFLRVTPLVERGIVQSGIILLKYWLEVSEDEQTRRLKGRIHDGRKVWKLSPMDLKSYSRWYDYSRARDDMFKATDTQFAPWLVVDSNDKRRARLNIIADLLSRIPYEEVDRPKVELPKRQKRGGYRDPDYPFRYIPQKY is encoded by the coding sequence ATGGCAAAGGCAAAGGGCAAGAAGGAGCCGGACCAGGTCGCGCCGGTCGAAGACACTCGGCTGAGCGGCAAGGAGTACGCCAAGGAACTGGCCAGGCTCCATGTCGAACTGGTCAAGTTGCAGCTTTGGGCGCAGGAGTCGGGCGCCAAGATATGCATTGTCTTCGAGGGCCGTGATGGCGCGGGCAAGGGTGGCGCCATCAAGGCGATTACCGAGCGCGTGAGCCCGCGGGTATTCCGCGTGATCGCGTTGCCGGCGCCCACCGAGCGCGAGAAAAGCCAGATGTACGTGCAGCGCTACCTGCCGCATCTGCCGGCGGCGGGCGAGATCGTGATCTTCGACCGCAGCTGGTACAACCGCGCAGGCGTCGAGCGGGTGATGGGCTTCTGCAGTGAAGAGCAGGTCGAGAGTTTCCTGCGCGTGACCCCGCTGGTGGAGCGCGGCATCGTGCAGTCCGGCATCATCCTGCTGAAATACTGGCTGGAAGTGAGCGAGGACGAGCAGACGCGCCGCCTGAAGGGCCGCATCCACGACGGACGCAAAGTCTGGAAGCTCTCGCCGATGGACCTGAAGTCATACAGCCGCTGGTACGACTACTCGCGCGCCCGCGACGACATGTTCAAGGCCACCGACACGCAGTTCGCGCCGTGGCTCGTGGTGGATTCCAACGACAAGCGGCGGGCGCGTCTCAACATCATCGCCGACCTGCTCAGCCGCATTCCGTACGAAGAAGTCGACCGGCCCAAGGTCGAGCTGCCCAAGCGGCAGAAGCGCGGCGGCTACCGCGATCCCGACTATCCGTTCCGCTACATCCCGCAGAAATACTGA
- a CDS encoding aldose 1-epimerase — MASESNVPAHDDALTPMAPGPLLGLAHGALEVVLAPAAGGRVAQIRYGGLDWLVGHDEQTQAMIAWGSYPMVPWAGRVRGGHFQWRGKHYALPANLGGHAIHGVGFALPWQVEAHSDSHVELSLALPQDERWPFGGHARQRIEVGDRELRMELAVTSGASGMPAVIGWHPWFRKPDDLEFEPSRCYPRDADGIAHLPLMDPPPPPWDDCFINDRPVMLHRGGQRIRLTSDCSHWVVYDETHHATCVEPQTGPPDAFNLGVATPLAPGATLSAWFRIEWC; from the coding sequence ATGGCGAGTGAATCGAACGTGCCGGCGCATGACGATGCCTTGACGCCGATGGCTCCCGGCCCCTTGCTTGGTCTCGCCCATGGCGCGTTGGAAGTGGTACTCGCACCGGCTGCCGGCGGTCGCGTGGCCCAGATTCGATACGGCGGCCTCGACTGGTTGGTAGGGCACGACGAGCAGACACAGGCCATGATCGCCTGGGGCAGCTATCCGATGGTGCCGTGGGCGGGGCGCGTACGTGGCGGGCACTTCCAGTGGCGTGGCAAACACTACGCGTTGCCCGCCAATCTTGGCGGCCACGCCATCCACGGCGTGGGCTTCGCCCTGCCGTGGCAGGTCGAGGCGCACTCGGACAGCCACGTCGAACTGTCGCTGGCATTGCCGCAGGACGAGCGCTGGCCCTTCGGCGGCCATGCGCGCCAACGCATCGAGGTGGGCGATCGGGAGCTGCGCATGGAGCTGGCGGTGACGTCCGGCGCTTCCGGCATGCCGGCGGTGATCGGCTGGCACCCGTGGTTCCGCAAACCCGATGACCTCGAATTCGAACCCAGTCGTTGCTACCCGCGTGACGCCGACGGCATCGCCCATCTGCCGCTGATGGATCCGCCGCCTCCGCCCTGGGACGACTGCTTCATCAACGATCGGCCAGTGATGCTCCATCGCGGCGGCCAGCGCATCCGACTGACGTCCGACTGCAGCCACTGGGTCGTTTATGACGAAACGCATCACGCTACCTGCGTCGAGCCGCAAACCGGGCCGCCGGATGCATTCAATCTCGGCGTGGCTACGCCTTTGGCGCCGGGCGCGACGCTCTCTGCCTGGTTCCGCATCGAATGGTGCTAG
- a CDS encoding endo-1,4-beta-xylanase, with the protein MLASQVQGAPLAAGQQKFLGSAYSALQAEGFADDWNKVTPENAGKWASVEAVRGTMNWSALDEAYRFAKDHGFPFHLHVLVWGQQQPAWVRTLPPDEQRKAVEHWFDALAERYPDADFVEVVNEALHHPPVGTRKDGGNYARALGDKGSTGWDWILTAFRMARQRFPHARLLINDYSITRSAKSTGQYLAIIELLQMERLLDGIGLQEHAFETTPDVPMAMHHANLDRLAATGLPIYVTELDIDGRSDAQQLKDYQRVFPVFWEHPGVRGITLWGFRPGLWRDKQHAYLIRPDGSERPPLTWLREYVHDTPVVSSH; encoded by the coding sequence ATGCTTGCCTCGCAGGTGCAGGGCGCTCCGCTGGCCGCAGGGCAGCAGAAATTCCTGGGCAGCGCCTACAGTGCCTTGCAGGCGGAAGGCTTCGCCGATGACTGGAACAAGGTGACACCCGAGAACGCCGGCAAATGGGCCAGCGTGGAAGCCGTGCGCGGCACCATGAACTGGTCGGCGCTTGACGAAGCCTATCGCTTCGCCAAGGACCACGGCTTCCCGTTCCACCTGCATGTGCTGGTGTGGGGCCAGCAGCAGCCCGCATGGGTGCGCACGCTGCCGCCGGACGAGCAGCGCAAGGCCGTCGAACATTGGTTCGATGCGCTCGCCGAGCGCTATCCCGATGCCGATTTCGTCGAGGTGGTGAACGAGGCACTGCACCATCCGCCCGTCGGCACGCGCAAGGACGGCGGCAACTATGCACGCGCGCTCGGCGACAAGGGCAGTACCGGATGGGACTGGATACTCACCGCCTTCCGGATGGCCCGGCAACGCTTTCCCCATGCCCGATTGCTGATCAACGACTACAGCATCACGCGCAGCGCGAAGAGCACGGGCCAGTACCTGGCCATCATCGAATTGCTGCAGATGGAACGCCTGCTCGACGGCATCGGCCTGCAGGAGCATGCCTTCGAAACCACGCCCGACGTGCCGATGGCCATGCACCACGCCAATCTCGACCGCCTGGCCGCGACCGGCCTGCCGATCTACGTCACCGAACTGGACATAGACGGGCGCAGCGATGCGCAGCAGCTCAAGGACTACCAGCGCGTGTTCCCGGTGTTCTGGGAACATCCCGGCGTGCGCGGCATCACGCTGTGGGGCTTTCGTCCCGGGCTCTGGCGCGACAAGCAGCATGCCTACCTGATCCGCCCGGATGGCAGCGAACGCCCCCCGCTGACCTGGTTGCGCGAGTATGTGCACGACACGCCCGTCGTCTCCTCCCACTGA
- the uxaC gene encoding glucuronate isomerase codes for MTTGPQPLALHDDRLFSSDPLQRAIARRLYAQVATLPIVSPHGHTDPAWFAHNAPFANATELLLVPDHYVFRMLYSQGVPLDALGIPRADGSRAEVDPREAWRVFAECFHLFRGTPSSMWLNHVFHEVFGLRVRLDASTADLYFDHINDALRQPGFLPRALFERFRIEVIATTESPLDPLEHHATIRESGWQGRVITAYRPDAVIDPEHEQFPSALQQFGELTGEDVHRWDGYLRAHRQRRAYFADMGATSTDHGHPTAATANLSRAEAARLFDTVVRGNASAAQAELFRAQMLTEMAAMSVDDGLVMQLHPGCFRNHNLGVFERYGRDKGADIPLRTEYVRALKPLLDRFGNEPNFQLILFTLDESNYSRELAPLAGHYPSLLLGPAWWFHDAPEGMWRFREQTLASGGFYNTVGFNDDTRAFLSIPARHDVARRIDCAFLAKLVAEHRMDEDEAAEVAIDLAYRLPRKAYKLG; via the coding sequence ATGACCACCGGACCCCAACCCCTGGCGCTGCACGACGACCGCCTGTTTTCTTCCGATCCGCTGCAGCGCGCGATCGCACGGCGCCTGTATGCGCAGGTGGCGACGCTGCCGATCGTCAGCCCGCACGGCCATACCGACCCTGCATGGTTTGCGCATAACGCACCGTTCGCCAACGCGACGGAGCTGCTGCTGGTACCGGACCACTACGTGTTCCGCATGCTGTACAGCCAGGGCGTGCCGCTGGATGCGCTGGGTATCCCGCGTGCCGACGGCTCGCGTGCGGAGGTCGATCCGCGCGAAGCGTGGCGCGTGTTCGCGGAGTGCTTCCACCTGTTCCGCGGCACGCCTTCGTCGATGTGGCTGAACCATGTGTTCCATGAGGTGTTCGGCCTGCGCGTGCGGCTGGACGCGAGCACGGCGGACCTGTACTTCGACCACATCAACGACGCGCTGCGCCAGCCTGGCTTCCTGCCGCGCGCCTTGTTCGAGCGTTTCCGCATCGAGGTGATCGCCACCACCGAGTCGCCGCTGGATCCGCTGGAGCACCATGCCACCATCCGCGAGAGCGGCTGGCAGGGCCGCGTGATCACGGCCTACCGGCCCGACGCGGTGATCGATCCGGAACACGAGCAGTTCCCTTCCGCCCTGCAGCAGTTCGGCGAACTCACCGGCGAAGACGTGCACCGCTGGGACGGCTACCTGCGCGCGCACCGCCAGCGCCGCGCCTATTTCGCGGACATGGGCGCCACCTCCACCGACCACGGCCACCCCACTGCGGCCACCGCGAACCTGTCGCGCGCGGAGGCTGCCCGCCTGTTCGACACGGTGGTGCGCGGAAACGCGTCCGCTGCGCAAGCCGAGCTGTTCCGTGCACAGATGCTCACGGAGATGGCAGCGATGAGCGTGGACGATGGTCTCGTGATGCAGCTGCATCCCGGGTGCTTCCGCAACCACAACCTTGGCGTGTTCGAGCGTTACGGGCGCGACAAGGGCGCGGATATCCCACTGCGCACCGAATACGTTCGCGCGCTGAAGCCGCTGCTGGACCGCTTCGGCAACGAGCCGAACTTCCAGCTCATCCTGTTCACGTTGGACGAGAGCAACTACAGCCGCGAACTGGCACCGCTGGCCGGTCACTATCCGTCGCTGTTGCTCGGCCCCGCCTGGTGGTTCCACGATGCGCCGGAAGGCATGTGGCGCTTCCGCGAGCAGACCCTGGCCAGCGGCGGCTTCTACAACACGGTCGGTTTCAACGACGACACGCGCGCGTTCCTGTCGATTCCCGCGCGGCACGACGTGGCCCGCCGCATCGACTGTGCGTTCCTCGCCAAGCTGGTGGCGGAGCACCGCATGGACGAAGACGAAGCGGCCGAGGTGGCGATCGATCTCGCCTACCGTCTGCCCAGGAAGGCCTACAAGCTCGGTTGA